Part of the Candidatus Neomarinimicrobiota bacterium genome, ATGGCCTTGCAAGAGGTTTGGCTAGCTTTAGTGCCTTCCGTTTTATTATGGGGCTTGGAGAGGCTGGCAATTGGCCGGGAGCCGTGAAATCGAATGCTGAATGGCATCCGGTGAAAGAGCGTGCGCTGGCGCAGGGAATTTTTAATTCGGGAGCCTCGATCGGTTCGATAGTGGCTCCACCCCTAGTTGCATGGTTGTTTGTATTGTATGGCTGGAAGATCACCTTCTTTATTATCGGTGCATTAGGCCTTCTATGGATTATTCCGTGGCTGGTTATCAATAAAGCGCTTCCCAAAAATCATCCATGGATATCAGACCAGGAAAGAGATTTTATCCTTGAGGGGCAAAAACTCGCAGCCGGCACCGACGATGAAGGCGTTGAAGCCGAAGAGCGCATACCGGGTTGGAGCGAAATCCTCTCCTATAAAGAGACCTGGTCTGTACTGATCTCCCGGTTTTTTCTCGATCCGATCTGGTGGATGTTCCTGTTCTGGCTTCCTATTTATCTTGCCGAATCTTTTGGGTTTGATATTAAGCAAATTGGCTATTTCGCGTGGGTACCGTATGTCGGTGCTGCTGCTGGCAGTATCTTTGGAGGATGGTTGGCCGGACGGTTTATGGACAAAGGCTGGACCACAAATAAGGCACGGAAATGGACGATTACTTTTGGTGGCGTTCTGATGCTAGGGGCGCTTATTGGGACCTCATATGCGGTTACACCATTGTTAGCAGTCTTACTCATCGCAGTCATCCTCTTTGGGTTCCAGACGGCAATTGGAAACATCCAGACGTTACCCAGTGATTTTTATTCGGGGGGTACAGTAGGGACGGTAGCTGGCATGGGGGGAACCACAGCAGCGATCGGTGTAATTATTACAACCAATATTGTCCCGATAATCACGCAAACCAGCTACGTTCCCTTTTTCTTGATGGGGGCGATGCTCGTACCGCTTGGCATTTTTGCAGTATATCTGTTAGGTGGCGATATCAAACGGGTTGAGCTAAAAATACAAGAATAGAATATATATCAGGATTAAATGCAACCGAACAGAGGAAAAAGTGGAGCTACTATGTGCAATGACCTACAGGAAAAAGTCGCAATTGTAACCGGTGGTGGCCGGGATATCGGACGCCACATCTGTCTCGAACTGGCGAACCGCGGAGCAAAAGTGGTTGTGAATTATCACTCAAGCAAAATGGAAGCCAACGATACAGTGAACATGATTAGAGAAAACGGCGGACAGGCCATAGCGGTCCAGGCGGATGTAACAAATCCGGACTCAATCGAATCACTCGTGCAGCGTTCCGTAGCTGAATTTGGGAAGTCTATTCATATTCTGGTAAATAATGCCGGCGGTCTGGTGGCCAGAAAAACGATGGAAGAGATGGATTCGGATTTTTGGGATACCGTAATGACCCTCAACCTGAAAAGCACCTTTTTGGTGACAAAACAGGTCTTATCGCATATACCAGAAGGCGGCGCTATTGTCAATCTTTCCTCCCTGGCAGCCAGGAATGGTGGGGGTGGGGGAGCAATCGCCTACAGCACGTCCAAGGGGGGGGTCCTGACCTTTACCCGGGGGCTGGCCAAAGAATTGTCAAATAGGAAAATACGAGTCAACTGTGTCTCTCCGGGGCTGATCAACACTACCTTTCACGATACGTTCACGCCGGATGATGCTAGGAGTAACACAGCGGATTCTACGGCGGTGGGCCGCGAAGGCACTCCGGCGGAGGTGGGAAAAACCGTAGCGTTTCTGGCTTCCGATGAATCGTCCTATATCGACGGTGAATCTATCGAGATCAACGGCGGGCTGTATTTCAACTAGAAATACACAACCGGTAGATTTTGATTCGTGTGAGGAATGATTCCGACATACCGGGAGAGTTTTCACTCGACTAAGAAAATACCAGACAGGGGGGGGCGTTGAACAAATCACTCATGGGGTTGGGCTTTTTACAGACTTCACTCAGATGGTGAGAAACGGTACGCCAAATTTCAGACAGAGGGAATTACCAGTCAATGCGGAACCTAAATTATGGAACTGCTCGGGTTTTAAAATCCAGCATTACACCAATTTTGCCAATAATTAAAATCGTATTGAGTGACTTTATCAGAGGTGCTGTATGTTGAAAAAATTTGTTAGTGGATACTTGGGGTTGCTAGGTGCATTTATCGTTCTTGTCGGTACTGCAGGGTATGGGGCGAGCACCGGGAAAATTTCAGGAACAGTGACTGGCAGTGAAAGCGGGGCACCACTTATCGGGGCCAACGTTATTGTTACCTCAGAATGGGAAAACGGAGAAGAGGTACCATTACGGGATCCGGTAGGCGCCGCCACGGATGAGAAGGGGCAATACTTTATCTTGAATCTTGATCCTGGAAAATACACGATCCGTGTGGATTACGTTGGGTATACCACTGAAATCACTACTCAGGTTATCGTGAATGTAGACAGGACAACGCACCTGAATTTTTCATTAACTCCCGAAGCGATCAAGGGAGAAACGGTGACTGTGACGGGTTTCCGACGTGAAGTGGTCCAGCCGGATCTGACCGCAACCCGCAAGAGTTACAACGTTTCAGAAGTTGAAGATGAGGTAGGGGTCTCTGATATCTCAGATATTTTGGAGATGCAGTCTGGAGTAGTGGACGAACATTTCCGCGGAGGGAGAAGCGGTGAGGCAAAATATCTGCTGTCTGGTACTTCGATCGTGAATCCTTTGACAAATGACAGGGCTTTTTCTCCGGATGTCAGCGGTCTTGAAGAAGTGGAAGTCTATACCAGCGGGTTTTCTGCGGAATATGGGAATGCACAGTCCGGTGTAGTAAATATGGTTCCCAGGGAAGGAAAAAGCCGGTGGAGATCCCGGATTGAATTCGCCATCTCGAGCCCGTATTACAAAACCTGGGAGACCCGGTTTGACGCGGATAGCAGCAGGTATCAACAAGGCGGCTCCCTCTATCGAAGGCATAATCTGGATTATTTTAATGTGCTGAATGATACGTCGGAATGGTTGAAAGAAGATCCGATAAATCCGGGACATGCGCTCTTTGACCGCGGGTTTGGTTTCGGGCCGAAATACTTGCCGTTAACAGAATGGGAGAACACCTGGCCGCCGACGAGTGCGGAAGAAAAGCATGCCGATTCACTGAAAGTTGCCAACCTGGCCCGGGTTGCCTGGTTGACGGCGAATCGATCTGTTGGGTTGGAGTATCCCGAATATAACATGGATTATGAGTTTAAGTTTAATACAGGTGGGCCAATCTCTGAGAATATGCGGCTATTTTTCGCCGGAACACAGTCAACGGACAGAGAGGCTGTCCCCACGACTATACCGGAATGGAACCGCCAGTTTATAACCAACCTAACCTATTTCCCAGTGGAGAATGACAAACTGAGTTTCATCTTCATCCATGATCAGAGCTATGATCTGAGCGGGTTCTGGGAGCGGATTCTGTTAGAACGAGAGCTGAGTTATTCCAAAATCAATACTACATCTCGTCAGTATGGCGCTGACTGGAAGCACATTTTCAGTAAGGCTCACTTTATGACGACCCATTTTAGTGTGCTGGATTTAACCTCACGGGAAGATGTCGAACTAATTCAGGCCGGGGAACTAGTAAACGACTATTCCAAAAATAGCAACTGGGTGGATTACAGGGGCCCCAACCAGTTACGAGTGGGCCGGACCGAGGACCAGATGGGCACCGAATCCACCACAACGTATCAGTTTGAAACAAAAATGACTAGCCAGGTCAACCATGAAAACCTGCTTAAGGCCGGTCTGCAGGTGAATGCCTACGATGTTGATGT contains:
- a CDS encoding MFS transporter — protein: MKIKGLRWWIIVLIAIATVINYIDRSALGIMWPDIQEDLGMTKGDYAIIVTMFTIAYALSQTLSGKLYDWIGTRMGFVISIVVWSLSVAGHGLARGLASFSAFRFIMGLGEAGNWPGAVKSNAEWHPVKERALAQGIFNSGASIGSIVAPPLVAWLFVLYGWKITFFIIGALGLLWIIPWLVINKALPKNHPWISDQERDFILEGQKLAAGTDDEGVEAEERIPGWSEILSYKETWSVLISRFFLDPIWWMFLFWLPIYLAESFGFDIKQIGYFAWVPYVGAAAGSIFGGWLAGRFMDKGWTTNKARKWTITFGGVLMLGALIGTSYAVTPLLAVLLIAVILFGFQTAIGNIQTLPSDFYSGGTVGTVAGMGGTTAAIGVIITTNIVPIITQTSYVPFFLMGAMLVPLGIFAVYLLGGDIKRVELKIQE
- a CDS encoding 3-oxoacyl-ACP reductase FabG; translated protein: MCNDLQEKVAIVTGGGRDIGRHICLELANRGAKVVVNYHSSKMEANDTVNMIRENGGQAIAVQADVTNPDSIESLVQRSVAEFGKSIHILVNNAGGLVARKTMEEMDSDFWDTVMTLNLKSTFLVTKQVLSHIPEGGAIVNLSSLAARNGGGGGAIAYSTSKGGVLTFTRGLAKELSNRKIRVNCVSPGLINTTFHDTFTPDDARSNTADSTAVGREGTPAEVGKTVAFLASDESSYIDGESIEINGGLYFN
- a CDS encoding TonB-dependent receptor, whose amino-acid sequence is MLKKFVSGYLGLLGAFIVLVGTAGYGASTGKISGTVTGSESGAPLIGANVIVTSEWENGEEVPLRDPVGAATDEKGQYFILNLDPGKYTIRVDYVGYTTEITTQVIVNVDRTTHLNFSLTPEAIKGETVTVTGFRREVVQPDLTATRKSYNVSEVEDEVGVSDISDILEMQSGVVDEHFRGGRSGEAKYLLSGTSIVNPLTNDRAFSPDVSGLEEVEVYTSGFSAEYGNAQSGVVNMVPREGKSRWRSRIEFAISSPYYKTWETRFDADSSRYQQGGSLYRRHNLDYFNVLNDTSEWLKEDPINPGHALFDRGFGFGPKYLPLTEWENTWPPTSAEEKHADSLKVANLARVAWLTANRSVGLEYPEYNMDYEFKFNTGGPISENMRLFFAGTQSTDREAVPTTIPEWNRQFITNLTYFPVENDKLSFIFIHDQSYDLSGFWERILLERELSYSKINTTSRQYGADWKHIFSKAHFMTTHFSVLDLTSREDVELIQAGELVNDYSKNSNWVDYRGPNQLRVGRTEDQMGTESTTTYQFETKMTSQVNHENLLKAGLQVNAYDVDVNRDENLTSPGDYRKVQFEENPVEGALFIQDKIDFEGLIANVGMRMDFYNFNTAYYEDRFAPLDRDATPNQKTQLFTHLEPRIGISFPVSEETVFHLNYGSFMQRPGFNSILYNRVAGTSTDDIVEMGNPQLKPQITNAYDVGIVKSIPFGFSLDISAYYKDVKDLIQRAFISGNSDIYATYINRDYADIKGFHIDLERHTGKINGYLRYNWEAATGKSSNALNAPVTYFKDPNPEFGFTELPDPQDIYLDFDRTHKIVMKLEYNTGENAGFNLFSAHPLGRISVNARYRVMSGRPYTWDQTGKGLKMNKRTPWEYDLRARIMKRIPINETDLVVYVEGYNLLNSLKWDYNNTFTTGHEAYTRWHTDREEVLTWKEYSPYVTSQEIYLLDNEPRHFRVGLVLKF